A stretch of DNA from Paenibacillus albus:
AGCAAGCCGATCTCGTCCTTGCGCTTGGACAGCAGCCCCACTCGGAAGTCGCCTTGCGCCATCCGCTTCGTCGCAATCGTTAACCGCTGAACCGGCTTTACGATATAGCTCGCTGCAAGGACAATCATAATGCTGCCGAATGCGAGAACACTTAACAGAATTGTAAACATCACTCTTCGAAACAGATCGAGCAGCTTGTCGAGTTCTGGGGAAATGAAGAGAGCATACGGTTTATCGCGATACTGAAACGGCAGACCCGTTAACAAATGCACCGGCCCATGCTGCTTGCCGTCTGCCGACACCGTTCCGTGATAAACTCCTCCGCTTATGACCTGCTCTACCTGTTTGACTGAAATGTGCATCTTCTTGCGGTTATTGCCATCGTCGTCATAAGCAAGTGTAGTACCTGCTTCATCGACAATTTGGACCCGGTAGCCAGGCATCCTGACGGCAGCCTTGAACACTTCGATGCTGCCAGGAGGCAGCTTCTCGATAATCGTTATAATTTGCTTGCCGCTCGCGATCATCTGTTTGTCGCTCAGATCCTGCACTTGATCGCTATACAGCTTCGATGCCACCATGAACGACAGAAACAAGCTTACAATGACAGCTAATATAAAAATAAACACTGTCCGCACATAGAGTGACTTAATCATGCAGCACCTCCAGTCGATAACCGAGGCCTCTCAGCGTTACGATGCGGAATGCGGCCTCCTCCTCCGCGAACCTTTCCCGAAGCCGCTTAATATGTACATCGACCGTCCGTTCGTCGCCTTCATACTCGTAACCCCATATCTGTTCAATAAGCGTTGCCCTTGTAAATAATTGGCCCGGATGGCTCGCAAGTTTGTACAGCAGTTCGAATTCCTTAAGCGGAATCGTAACGGCAGCGCCGGACTCCTTATATACGACCTGATAGCTGGCGCGATCGAGCACGAGCCTGCCTATCGGGACCGATTGAGACGCTGTAATGCGGAATCGTCTCAGCAGTGCTTTTACTCTTACGACTAGCTCCATCGGATCGAAAGGCTTCGTCACGTAATC
This window harbors:
- a CDS encoding response regulator transcription factor, whose protein sequence is MAKIAVVDDEAHIRELVKLYLNDEGFDIVEFANGEAAWNYLSTHQVDMVILDIMMPQMDGWELCRRIRASSDMPILMITAKGESEEKIKGFQLGTDDYVTKPFDPMELVVRVKALLRRFRITASQSVPIGRLVLDRASYQVVYKESGAAVTIPLKEFELLYKLASHPGQLFTRATLIEQIWGYEYEGDERTVDVHIKRLRERFAEEEAAFRIVTLRGLGYRLEVLHD